The genome window ACCTGCAACTGGCGCGCCTCCTGAGCAAAGTTAAGTACGATGAGCATGGCTTCATCATCCTTCTTGCGAAGGAAGGCGAAATTGGTACGGGGATCGAAATTCTCAGAACCCGGATTCACATACATCAAATCGAAGGTCTCACCCTCGCGGATGGCTTTCTCTTCATTGGCGAAGCGAAGAAGCTGGCGATAAGTGGCTGCCAGATATTTCTGCTCCTGACTCAATGCCGAGTCAGATGAATCCTGATAGGCATGCGCCAGAGTTTCCGGACTCCAATAGTCGAATATCGTGGTACGGCCATCCGTGCCGCTGAATCCTTCCTTATCCATTCCCTTCTCGCCGAATTCCTGACCGCTGTAAAGCATGAAAGGATTCTTCTGGAAGAAGAGACTCATGGCTGCAGCAGGAATCGCCTTCATGGCTGAGCCACAGAAGAAATCGCTGGCGATGCGCTGCTCATCATGATTCTCAAGGAAATAGAGCATGTGATCGCGGATATCATCCACTACCTGCCACTCGTGAGTGATACTGGCTGCCGGACGCTCACCACGAACCACGCCACGCAGGCAATCATACATTCCTACTTTGTCATAAAGATAATCGAAACCAGCCTTTACAAAGTTGCGGTACTGGTTAGGATCGTAAACCTCACCGATAACGACGATATGAGGATACTTCGCCTTCAATATTCCTGTAGCGTATGCCCAGAAGGCCGTTGGCACCATTTCTGCCATATCACAGCGGAAGCCATCTACACCCTTGCTTGCCCAGAAGAGGAGGATACCTGTCATCTTACCCCATGTGTTTGGCACTGGTTCATAATGATAGCTTCTGCCTCCTGCATCACAGTAATCTACACCGTAATTGAGTTTCACGGTCTCATACCAGTCGTTACAGCCAGGATGGTTATCAAACCGATCGTTTCCTGTAGCTTTGGCTGGACTCTCGGTATAGGGTTCATAAATCTTGGCATCTTTCGCAGAAAAAGCCTTGAACTCTGGTTTGGAACGACGGATTTCATTCAAATCCAAATCGCCCCATGCATAATAGAAATTATTCCTAGTAGAGAAGTGCATGTTCGGATCATCATCTTCTCCCAAATCCCGTACACCTGTTGGTTTGCAAATGGAATGATACTCTCGGGCTACATGGTTCGGAACGAAATCCATGATTACTTTCATACCAGCCTTGTGAGTACGCTCTATCAGCTGCTCCCACTCTTTCATTCTCATACTGACATTCACAGCCAAGTCTGGATCGATATCATAGTAGTCGGTAATAGCATATGGCGAACCTGCTTTTCCCTTCACTACCTCTGCATGCTGAGTAGGAATTCCATAAGAAGAGTAGTTTGTCTGAGTGGCATGACGAATCACACCCGTATACCAAATATGTGTAAATCCCATATCGTGGATGCGAGCCAGAACTTCATCTGAGAAATTATTCAGCTTTCCGCAACCATTTTCTTCGATGGTACCATTTTCCTTACAGGTTGTATTCTGATTTCCGAAGAGTCGTGGGAGAACCTGGTATATAATAACTTTTTCCTTCATTTAGCGGCTTTACTAAAAAAAATGAAACGTTTTACCTTTCCAACAACGCCTTTGCTGAAAAGATAAAACGTTGAATAGTGTCATTGTTGATTAAGCAATACCGTGAGCGGCAACACTCTTGTCGATGCGGCCAATCATGCCCTGCAATGCCTTGCCAGGACCACACTCTGTAAAGTCATCAGCACCATCAGCAATCATAGCCTGTACAGATGAAGTCCAACGTACAGAGCTTGTAAGCTGTGCGATGAGGTTCTGCTGAATCTCAGCTGGATCAGTATGAGGCTTACCATCTACATTCTGGTAAACCGGGCACTTAGGAGCAGAGAATGTAGTCTTCTCGATGGCAGCCTGAAGTTCATCCTTAGCTGGCTGCATCAATGGAGAGTGGAAAGCACCACCAACCTTCAAAGGCAATGCACGCTTAGCACCAGCAGCCTTCAGTTTCTCGCAAGCAGCATTGATAGCATCTACGTTACCAGAGATAACGAGCTGACCAGGGCAGTTGTAGTTAGCAGCAACTACCACGTTGCCTTCTGTGCTCACCTCAGCGCAGACTTCCTCAACCTTCTCATCTGGCAAACCGATGATGGCAGCCATAGTACCAGGGTTAGCCTCGCAAGCCTTCTGCATAGCATTGGCACGGGCAGCAACAAGTTTCAAACCATCCTCGAAAGCCATAGCACCGGCAGCAACCAATGCAGAGAACTCACCGAGAGAGTGACCAGCAACCATAGCTGGCTTGAACTCCTCACCCAGGCAAAGAGCAGAGATAACAGAATGGAGGAATACAGCAGGCTGGGTAACCTTGGTTTCCTTCAACTGATCGTCGGTTCCGGCGAACATGATATCAGTAATCTTGAAGCCGAGAATCTCGTCGGCCTTATCAAAAAGTTCTTTTGCCAATGCGTTGTTATCGTAGAGATCCTTACCCATACCTACGAACTGAGAACCCTGTCCAGGGAAAACAAATGCTTTCATTTTATCCTTATATTTTTTAGTTTATAATTAATATTCCTGTAATGAATATGAATTCTCTGAATTCGACTGCAAAGGTACAATAAAATTCTGAGAATCAGCAGAGAATATCAAAAAATAAAGTTATATATTCTAAATTACTACAAGAATGGTAAAAACTTTCCATTCTGAATGCGGAACAGGCACAAAAAAAAATCCCTAATGCCTTTCGGCAAAAGGGATCTTTATATTAATTTGCTTTACAGTGCGAAAAATATCGTACTTCATACAAATTGATTGAGCTAGGATTATTCAGCTGCTGGAGCCTCTTCCTCAGCTGCAGCCTCAGCAGGTGCCTCAACTGGAGCCTCCTCAGCAGCAGGAGCTGCAACAGGAGCGTTCTCAGCAACAACGTTAACTGGAACCTTAACCTCAACCTCCTTGTGGTAGTGTACAGTAGCCTCGTACTCACCAACCTTCTTAGCATCCTTCATAGTGATGATCTTGCGATCAACCTCGATGCCCTTCTTAGCGAGTTCCTCAGCAACAGTTGCAGCGTTAACTGAGCCATAGAGCTGACCAGTAGCGCTCACCTTAGCAGCGATAGTAAGAACGATGCCCTCGAGAGCCTCGCCCTTCTTAACAGCCTCAGCCTTGATAGCCTCAAGCTTGTGAGCCTGCTGCTTCAAATCCTCAGCCAACTGCTTCTTAGCAGATGGAGATGCGATAACAGCCTTACCTGTAGGGATAAGGAAGTTACGACCATAACCACTCTTTACATTTACGATATCGTTCTTATATCCAAGACCGATAATATCTTGCTTCAAAATAATTTCCATTCTTCTTTATCCTCCTTAAATTACTTCATCAAATCGGTTACGTAAGGAAGCAAAGCGATCTGGCGAGCACGCTTTACAGCCTGTGCTACACGGCGCTGATACTTCAAAGATGTACCTGTGATACGACGTGGAAGGATTTTACCCTGCTCGTTCAAGAACTTCTTCAAGAACTCTGGATCCTTGTAGTCGATGTACTTAATACCGCTCTTCTTGAAACGGCAATACTTCTTCTTCTTTGTGTCGATAGAAGGAGCAGTCAAATAACGGATTTCTGATTTCTGATCTGCCATGATTAAGCCTCCTCTTTTTTACCAAGCTTTGCACGACGCTTCTCTGCGTAAGCGGCAGCATACTTGTCAAGTTTAACAGTCATGTAACGAATTACTTTCTCGTCGCGGCGATAAGCTGTTTCGAGTTTAGCGATAACAGTTGGCTCAGCCTTGAACTCAACCAAGCTGTAGAAGCCTGATGTCTTCTTCTCGATGTTGTAAGCCAACTTCTTCAAACCCCAAGCCTCTTTGTTCAGAATCTCAGCACCATTATCGGTGAGTACCTTCTCGAACTTAGCGACCGTTTCCTTCATCTGTTCATCAGACAAAACGGGAGTCAAAATGAAAACGGTTTCGTATTGATTCATACTACTTTAAATGATTAAATATTAATATAAAAATTCTCATGCAAACCGGAAAATGTGTGCGAAAACACAGCCTTTTCACGAATTGCGGTGCAAAATTACGACTTTTTCTTGAATTAACCAAATATTTTTCGTACTTTTGCACAAAATAATTGTTAATAGTATAAAAACAACCTCTAAATTGTAAAGAATATGGCAAAAATGAACAAGAAACTGATTACTCTGCTCCATACCCTACCATCTATGGGCATGGCTTTCATCGTTTTAGGCGTCCTGCTGATGGTGGCCAGCTTTGCGTTTTCCATTCAGGGAAACAGCGTACTCTTCGCTGGCCTCTTTTTCATTCTGGCGGGAGTAGCCGGATTTGTATATTCATTAAAAAAAGGATAAGCCGATCATCGACTTATCCTTTTTATATCTTTGGGAATCTTTTCCCAATTACAGAATCATTTAATCTTCGTTAGGAACTATCAGTTTGTATCCCTTACCATGGATATTGATGATTTCAATCTGAGGATCGTCCTTCAAATGCTTACGGAGTTTGGTGATATAAACATCCATTGAGCGTGCATTGAAGTAATTGTCATCAATCCAGATGGTCTTCAGAGCAAAATCGCGCTGCAGAATTTCATTAGAGTGAGCACAGAGCAAAGCAAGAAGTTCATTCTCCTTGGTGGTAAGTTTGGTCTGCTTTTCACCAATGGTAAGAAGCTGCTTCTGTGTATCGAAGGTAAAGTCACCAATGTGATACATGGTAGACTCCTTGCTCTTCTTGCCACGTACGCGGCGGAGAATAGCCTCTACACGGAACACCAATTCTTCCATAGAGAATGGTTTGGTGATATAATCATCAGCACCAATCTTGAAACCTTCAAGGATATCTTCCTTCAATGTCTTGGCAGTAAGGAAGATGATTGGGAGGTCGGCATTGGTCTGACGAATTTCCTGTGCCAGGGTAAAGCCGTCCTTCTTTGGCATCATCACGTCGAGTACTGCAATATCAAACTTATTCTTATTGAATTCCTTATAACCTACCTCGCCATCAGGGCACAGAACTGTAGTAAATCCCTTTGCCTGCAAATATTCGCGAAGCAACATACCTAAATTTTCATCGTCCTCGCAAAGCAAGATTTTAATTTTCTCTTCCATATCTTTATTCTTTAAAATTATTAATATTCTTTTAATTCTTTATTCTGTTTCTTCAAGTCTTAACTGTGAATCACCGGCAACTTGATGGTAAAGGTTGTGCCCTTTCCCAATTCGCTGTCTACCTTGATTTCACCATCATGAAGATCTACTATCTTCTTGACATAAGCCAGTCCCAGTCCGAATCCCTTCACATCATGGACATTGCCTGTATGTACGCGGTAGAACTTGTCGAATATCTTCTTCAGATTCTCCTTCTTCATACCCAGACCAGTATCCGTGATTGAGAGATACAGATGCTCTTCATCATTCCAGGTCTTCATCGTAATGTTAAGCGGCTCGTCCGGCTTGCGGTATTTCACGGCATTGTCCATCAGATTGAAGATGACATTCTGGAAATGTACCTCATCAACATAGAGTCCCGAATCGATAGCCTCAATATCGGTATAGACCTTTCCGCCAGTATGCTCAACGCGGAGCGAGAAGGAATTGGCAATATTCTCAACCATCTCGTTCAGATCGAGTTCTTTCTTCTTGAACACCGCCTTCTTGCGGTCGAACATACTCATCTGCAATACCTTTTCTACCAGGAAACGAAGACGCTTCGATTCATCGTTGATCACGTTACCCAGATGTTTCTGCATCTGTTCACTCTTTGCCACCGAGGTATCATTGAGCATCTGCGCTGCCAGACTGATACTGGCTATCGGCGTCTTCAGTTCGTGGGTCATATTATTGATGAAGTCGTTCTTTATCTCTGTATATCTCTTTTGTCTGAAGATAACCACAATGGTAAAGATGAAGGTAATCAGCAGTACCAGCGTGAAGATGACACTAGGAATCATGAAGCGCACACTGGAGAAGATATAGCTGTTCATATCCGGGAAATGCACCCTTACTACGCCCATCTTCGACTGTGGGTCGTTGCGGAAGAGCACCTGTGAGTAGCTGTATTCCTCACCCTCGTCCGTATAGTCAGGACAGCGGTAAACCTCTCGTCCATCCTGGGTAGTCACGGTGAAATGATAAGGAATGTTGATACCATTATTCATCATCTCAGCCTTGAGGTCCTGATCGAGCTGCTTGAAGTTGATTCTCTCCTTCAGCGGCTTGTCTGATGCCGAATAAAGGATAGAATATACCACCTCATCCAGCAACGCTTTCTGATAGACATAGCGGTTCTTCACGATTTCCTGAAGCGACTTCTGTGTTTCTGTCAGCGAATTCTTATCGCTACGCAGTATCATCGCCTTCGGCATATTGCCAGGATGTGTGGCATTTGTCTTCAGCTCGAAAGTTGAATAAACTGCCGCTCCCTTGTTCTTATCTTTATTGGCCTTACGTTCTGTCTCGTTGACATTCTTTTCGAGATAGCGCAGAGTTTCATTAAGCTCCAAATTTCTTGAAGCTTGATACAGGGCTCTGTTGACCGACTCGTCAAACTGTTCCTTCTTCATGTTTACCATCTCCTGGATGTAACTGAGCTGCAAGTACAGCAGCGCAAGGAACGAAAAGCCCATGATAATGGCTATGGTCCAAATCGTTTTCTTCTTCATGGGGGCAAAGATAAGAAATTTCTTAATCAGTTAACTTAAAATCGTTAATTAATTATTTACTCTTTCTAGTTTTTAACATTTTTCGGTATTTTTAGTTTCGTATATAAAACTATATTTTCGTTTTCCATAAAAAAAAAGAGAGGAAGTATACATATCACATGCACACTTCCCCATATTGGTCATATCAACATAAAATTTTAATTTATATAAGAGAGATTTTTCTCTAACCTAACAATTGCTATTCAGCATCCTTCTCCAATTCTGCCTCATGATCCGCAATCAGCTTACTCTGAATGTCGGAAGGAACCAACTCGTAGCTGGCAAACTTGGTAGTGAATGAAGCACGTCCACCTGTCAATGAACTCAGAGAGATGGAATAGCTGGCAAGTTCCTTCAGAGGAATCTTGGCACTCAACTTCTGGTAACCGGCCTCGCTGTCCATACCCATAATGAGAGCACGACGTCCCTGGAGATCACTCATCACATCACCCATGAAATCAGCAGGCACATAAACCTCCAAATCATAGATAGGCTCCAGAATCTTCGGACCAGCCTGTTTGAAGGCATCGCTGAACGCATGGCGGGCAGCAAGCATGAACGAAAGTTCATTACTATCTACTGGGTGCATCTTACCATCATAAACGATGACACGTACATCACGTGCATAACTGCCCGTCAACGGACCATGTTCCATACAGTCCATAACACCCTTCAGAATAGCTGGCATGAAGCGGGCATCAATGGCACCACCAACCACAGAGTTGAGGAATACCAGTTTACCACCCCATGGCAAACTAACCTCTTCACGGCTCTTGATATTCATCTTGAACTCCTGACCGTTGAAGGTAAATGACGTAGGATCAGGCATACCTTCTGCGTATGGTTCAACAATGAGATGCACCTCACCAAACTGACCAGAGCCACCACTCTGTTTCTTATGGCGGTAGTCAGCACGAGCCTTCTTGGTAATAGTCTCACGATAAGGAATACGTGGCTCTTCGAAAGTCACATTGAGTTTTTCGTTGTTTTCCAGACGCCACTTCAGCGTGCGGAGATGGAACTCACCCTGTCCTCTTACGATTACCTGGCGCAATTCCTTGCTCTGATCAACAATCCAAGTAGGGTCTTCCTGGCGCATCTTCAGGAGTGCAGCCATCAGTTTCTCTGTATCCTGAACATTGGCAGCCTTGATAGCACGTGAATACTTAGGATTAGGATATTTAATGAAGTCGAAACGCCACTCAGCCCCCTTACCATTAAGGGTATTGCCGGTCTTCACGTCCTTCATCTTCACGGTACAGCCAATATCACCGGCATTCAACTGCTCTACAGGCACACGGTTGGCACCCGCACAGGCATAAATCTGTCCGATACGCTCCTTGGAGCCACGATCTGCATTAGTCAGGTCGTCACCATTCTTGATAGAGCCACTCATCACCTTGAAGTAGCTTACCTCACCGATATGAGGTTCCATACCAGTCTTGAAGAAGTAAACACTCTCAGGACCATTGCTGTCTGGCGTAATTTCCTCACCACGTGTATTATGCAGTTTCGGCATCTCGCTTACGAAAGGAACCACATTGCCCAGGAACTCCATCAGGCGGTGAACG of Segatella copri contains these proteins:
- the rpsF gene encoding 30S ribosomal protein S6, which codes for MNQYETVFILTPVLSDEQMKETVAKFEKVLTDNGAEILNKEAWGLKKLAYNIEKKTSGFYSLVEFKAEPTVIAKLETAYRRDEKVIRYMTVKLDKYAAAYAEKRRAKLGKKEEA
- the rprY gene encoding response regulator transcription factor RprY, which encodes MEEKIKILLCEDDENLGMLLREYLQAKGFTTVLCPDGEVGYKEFNKNKFDIAVLDVMMPKKDGFTLAQEIRQTNADLPIIFLTAKTLKEDILEGFKIGADDYITKPFSMEELVFRVEAILRRVRGKKSKESTMYHIGDFTFDTQKQLLTIGEKQTKLTTKENELLALLCAHSNEILQRDFALKTIWIDDNYFNARSMDVYITKLRKHLKDDPQIEIINIHGKGYKLIVPNED
- the rpsR gene encoding 30S ribosomal protein S18; the protein is MADQKSEIRYLTAPSIDTKKKKYCRFKKSGIKYIDYKDPEFLKKFLNEQGKILPRRITGTSLKYQRRVAQAVKRARQIALLPYVTDLMK
- the fabD gene encoding ACP S-malonyltransferase, producing MKAFVFPGQGSQFVGMGKDLYDNNALAKELFDKADEILGFKITDIMFAGTDDQLKETKVTQPAVFLHSVISALCLGEEFKPAMVAGHSLGEFSALVAAGAMAFEDGLKLVAARANAMQKACEANPGTMAAIIGLPDEKVEEVCAEVSTEGNVVVAANYNCPGQLVISGNVDAINAACEKLKAAGAKRALPLKVGGAFHSPLMQPAKDELQAAIEKTTFSAPKCPVYQNVDGKPHTDPAEIQQNLIAQLTSSVRWTSSVQAMIADGADDFTECGPGKALQGMIGRIDKSVAAHGIA
- a CDS encoding alpha-amylase family glycosyl hydrolase translates to MKEKVIIYQVLPRLFGNQNTTCKENGTIEENGCGKLNNFSDEVLARIHDMGFTHIWYTGVIRHATQTNYSSYGIPTQHAEVVKGKAGSPYAITDYYDIDPDLAVNVSMRMKEWEQLIERTHKAGMKVIMDFVPNHVAREYHSICKPTGVRDLGEDDDPNMHFSTRNNFYYAWGDLDLNEIRRSKPEFKAFSAKDAKIYEPYTESPAKATGNDRFDNHPGCNDWYETVKLNYGVDYCDAGGRSYHYEPVPNTWGKMTGILLFWASKGVDGFRCDMAEMVPTAFWAYATGILKAKYPHIVVIGEVYDPNQYRNFVKAGFDYLYDKVGMYDCLRGVVRGERPAASITHEWQVVDDIRDHMLYFLENHDEQRIASDFFCGSAMKAIPAAAMSLFFQKNPFMLYSGQEFGEKGMDKEGFSGTDGRTTIFDYWSPETLAHAYQDSSDSALSQEQKYLAATYRQLLRFANEEKAIREGETFDLMYVNPGSENFDPRTNFAFLRKKDDEAMLIVLNFAQEARQLQVCIPGHAFDFFHIAEEEVLVTELFSGGKKKVELKKDGVFPISMDANGVRIYKFNVKMEESDIILNEHHKEEFPPAHTAEHLLNQLMVRMFGCDRSKNAHIERKKSKMTFVVDHKPTRQEEKAIETEMNRLIELDMPVTYEFVDRDHIPANVKLDRLPDDASETLRLVRIGDYDVCPCIGKHVRSTAQIGKFVLLGTNWDEHAHSLRIRFKIVQ
- the rplI gene encoding 50S ribosomal protein L9, translated to MEIILKQDIIGLGYKNDIVNVKSGYGRNFLIPTGKAVIASPSAKKQLAEDLKQQAHKLEAIKAEAVKKGEALEGIVLTIAAKVSATGQLYGSVNAATVAEELAKKGIEVDRKIITMKDAKKVGEYEATVHYHKEVEVKVPVNVVAENAPVAAPAAEEAPVEAPAEAAAEEEAPAAE
- a CDS encoding sensor histidine kinase, which encodes MKKKTIWTIAIIMGFSFLALLYLQLSYIQEMVNMKKEQFDESVNRALYQASRNLELNETLRYLEKNVNETERKANKDKNKGAAVYSTFELKTNATHPGNMPKAMILRSDKNSLTETQKSLQEIVKNRYVYQKALLDEVVYSILYSASDKPLKERINFKQLDQDLKAEMMNNGINIPYHFTVTTQDGREVYRCPDYTDEGEEYSYSQVLFRNDPQSKMGVVRVHFPDMNSYIFSSVRFMIPSVIFTLVLLITFIFTIVVIFRQKRYTEIKNDFINNMTHELKTPIASISLAAQMLNDTSVAKSEQMQKHLGNVINDESKRLRFLVEKVLQMSMFDRKKAVFKKKELDLNEMVENIANSFSLRVEHTGGKVYTDIEAIDSGLYVDEVHFQNVIFNLMDNAVKYRKPDEPLNITMKTWNDEEHLYLSITDTGLGMKKENLKKIFDKFYRVHTGNVHDVKGFGLGLAYVKKIVDLHDGEIKVDSELGKGTTFTIKLPVIHS
- a CDS encoding elongation factor G, which encodes MRVYQTNEIKNIALLGSAGSGKTTLAESMLFEAGVIKRKGSVEAKNTVSDYFPVELEYGYSVFPTVFHVEWNNKKLNIIDCPGSDDFVGGAITSLNVTDQAVILINGQYGPEVGTQNNFRYTEKLGKPVIFLVNQLDSDKCDFDNIIATMKDIYGSKCVQIQYPIETGSGFNALIDVLLMKKYSWKPEGGAPIIEDIPEEEMEKAMELHTALVEAAAENDEGLMEKFFESESLTEDELREGIRKGLVSRSIFPVFCVCAGKSMGVHRLMEFLGNVVPFVSEMPKLHNTRGEEITPDSNGPESVYFFKTGMEPHIGEVSYFKVMSGSIKNGDDLTNADRGSKERIGQIYACAGANRVPVEQLNAGDIGCTVKMKDVKTGNTLNGKGAEWRFDFIKYPNPKYSRAIKAANVQDTEKLMAALLKMRQEDPTWIVDQSKELRQVIVRGQGEFHLRTLKWRLENNEKLNVTFEEPRIPYRETITKKARADYRHKKQSGGSGQFGEVHLIVEPYAEGMPDPTSFTFNGQEFKMNIKSREEVSLPWGGKLVFLNSVVGGAIDARFMPAILKGVMDCMEHGPLTGSYARDVRVIVYDGKMHPVDSNELSFMLAARHAFSDAFKQAGPKILEPIYDLEVYVPADFMGDVMSDLQGRRALIMGMDSEAGYQKLSAKIPLKELASYSISLSSLTGGRASFTTKFASYELVPSDIQSKLIADHEAELEKDAE